In Tripterygium wilfordii isolate XIE 37 chromosome 15, ASM1340144v1, whole genome shotgun sequence, one DNA window encodes the following:
- the LOC120016795 gene encoding D-2-hydroxyglutarate dehydrogenase, mitochondrial isoform X1 translates to MEKWRTTCRILRYSSRSFFNFRSNSNYEKCAYHSYSAGLEHRCDGIYEEFKPYFMRQKQTVHSCLSSLNSTEIGFKQASVMQYRSFGSVSTNIQRNSLFANLNSDDISYFKEILGEKNVIQDEERLLSANTDWMHKYAGSSRLMLQPRTTDEVSQILQYCNSRCLAVVPQGGNTGLVGGSVPVFDEVIINMGLMNNIIAFDQVNGILVCEAGCILENLGSFLDNEGFIMPLDLGAKGSCQIGGNVSTNAGGLRLVRYGSLHGSVLGLEAVLANGTVLDMLGTLRKDNTGYDLKHLFIGSEGSLGIVTKVSILTPPKLSSVNVAFLACQDYLSCQKLLTEAKRKVGEILSAFEFLDIEAMDLVLHQLEGVRNPLPPLLHKFYVLIETTGSDESNDKEKLEAFLLRSMEAGLISDGVIAQDINQASAFWRIREGLPEALMKAGAVYKYDLSLPVEKMYNLVEEMRKRLGDSARVVGYGHLGDGNLHLNVSTKEYDDKIFAQIEPYVYEWTSKHRGSISAEHGLGLMKANKIYYSKTPETVQLMASIKKLLDPNGIINPYKVLPQSPN, encoded by the exons ATGGAGAAGTGGAGAACTACTTGTCGTATCCTCCGATACTCGTCGAGGTCATTCTTTAATTTTCGATCAAACTCTAACTATGAGAAGTGTGCGTACCACTCTTATTCAG CAGGTCTTGAGCATCGATGTGATGGAATCTACGAAGAATTCAAGCCGTATTTCATGCGTCAAAAGCAAACTGTACATTCCTGTCTCAGTTCCTTAAATTCCACGGAAATAGGTTTTAAACAGGCTTCCGTGATGCAATACAGAAGTTTCGGTTCAGTTTCTACGAACATTCAGAGAAATTCATTATTTGCAAATTTGAATTCGGATGATATAAGTTACTTTAAGGAGATATTAGGCGAGAAGAATGTCATTCAGGACGAAGAAAGGCTGCTTAGTGCCAACACTGATTGGATGCATAAATACGCAGGCTCGAGTAGGTTGATGCTTCAACCTAGGACCACCGATGAG GTATCCCAGATTCTCCAATATTGTAATTCCAGGTGCTTGGCCGTTGTTCCTCAAGGTGGAAATACTGGTCTTGTTGGTGGAAGTGTGCCTGTTTTTGATGAG GTGATTATCAATATGGGCTTGATGAATAACATCATAGCATTTGACCAG GTCAATGGTATACTGGTATGTGAAGCAGGATGCATATTGGAAAATCTGGGTTCCTTTCTCGATAATGAAGG ATTTATTATGCCACTGGACTTAGGTGCAAAAGGAAGCTGCCAAATTGGTGGAAATGTTTCAACAAATGCTGGTGGTTTGCGCCTTGTTCGTTATGGTTCACTCCATGGGAGCGTACTTG GCCTTGAGGCTGTCCTAGCTAATGGGACTGTGCTTGACATGCTGGGGACTTTACGTAAAGATAATACCGGCTATGACTTAAAGCATTTGTTCATAG GAAGTGAAGGATCACTCGGAATTGTGACCAAAGTATCTATTCTTACCCCTCCAAAGCTATCGTCAGTAAATGTAGCTTTCCTTGCATGCCAAGATTATTTAAGCTGCCAG AAACTTCTAACAGAAGCAAAGAGGAAAGTTGGAGAGATTCTATCCGCATTTGAATTTTTGGATATTGAGGCGATGGATTTG GTTTTACATCAGTTAGAGGGTGTCAGGAATCCACTACCTCCCTTATTGCACAAGTTTTATGTTCTGATTGAGACAACAGGCAGTGATGAATCTAATGACAA GGAGAAACTAGAGGCCTTCCTACTCCGTTCAATGGAAGCTGGTTTAATTTCTGATGGTGTTATTGCACAAGACATTAATCAAGCATCAGCTTTCTGGCGTATACGTGAG GGCTTACCAGAAGCCTTGATGAAAGCTGGGGCTGTGTACAAGTATGATCTGTCATTACCTGTTGAAAAGATGTACAATCTTGTAGAGGAAATGCGAAAAAGACTCG GTGACTCAGCTAGAGTAGTGGGATATGGGCATCTTGGAGATGGCAATTTGCATCTTAATGTGTCAACTAAAGAATATGATGATAAG ATTTTTGCACAAATTGAGCCATATGTCTACGAATGGACATCAAAGCACCGCGGAAGTATCAGTGCAGAGCATGGCCTGGGATTGATGAAAGCCAACAAAATCTACTACAGCAAAACACCCGAAACT GTGCAATTGATGGCCTCGATCAAAAAGTTGCTCGACCCCAATGGAATTATTAACCCATATAAGGTTCTCCCACAATCCCCCAATTAA
- the LOC120016259 gene encoding uncharacterized protein LOC120016259 codes for MEEQSFLDRMISNLRASCKYYTGYPKDLGPSRVIPFTSEREFMQLLHEGYPVVVAFTIRCNLTKHLDKVIEEAAAECYPHVKFMRVECPKYPGFCLTRQKKEYPFIEVFHTPEQAANQGRVVDPNVTKYSVKVLPFNYDLSAYGFREFFKRHGIQSSEPK; via the exons ATGGAGGAACAATCTTTTCTGGATAGAATGATCAGCAATCTTCGTGCGTCATGCAA GTATTATACAGGGTATCCAAAAGATTTAGGTCCTTCAAGGGTGATTCCTTTTACTTCAGAGCGTGAATTTATGCAGCTTCTTCATGAAGGTTACCCTGTGGTTGTTGCTTTTACCATCAG ATGTAATCTTACAAAACATCTTGACAAAGTAATTGAGGAAGCTGCTGCTGAATGTTACCCACATGTGAAATTTATGCGT GTGGAGTGTCCAAAATATCCAGGATTCTGTCTGACACGACAGAAAAAGGAATATCCATTTATTGAAGTATTTCATACGCCGGAACAA GCAGCTAATCAAGGCAGGGTCGTTGATCCAAATGTTACAAAATACTCTGTGAAGGTTCTACCA TTCAACTACGACTTGAGCGCATATGGCTTTAGGGAGTTCTTCAAGCGCCATGGAATACAGTCATCAGAACCCAAGTAA
- the LOC119979965 gene encoding beta-galactosidase 3-like → MGTHSVTGLLRVLCLVLFWGSQLSQGNVSYDRKAIVINGQRRILFSGSIHYPRSTPEMWEDLIQKAKDGGLDVIETYVFWNVHEPSQGNYNFEGRYDLVRFIKTVQKAGLYAHLRIGPYVCAEWNFGGFPVWLKYVPGISFRTDNEPFKRAMQGFTEKIVGMMKSHNLFESQGGPIILSQIENEYGTQSKLLGAAGYNYMTWAANMAIKTGTGVPWVMCKEDDAPDPVINTCNGFYCDAFSPNKPYKPTIWTETWSGWFNEFGGPTHQRPVEDLAFAVARFIQKGGSFVNYYMYHGGTNFGRSAGGPFITTSYDYDAPLDEYGLIRQPKYGHLKELHRSVKMCEKALVSADPVVTSTGNFQQAHVFTAESGDCAAFLSNYDTKSAARVLFNNMHYNLPPWSISILPDCRNVVFNTAKVGVQTSQMQMLSTNAQMSSWESYDEDISSVDDSSTFIAEGLLEQINVTRDATDYLWYITSVDIGSSESFLRGGELPTLIVQSSGHAVHVFINGQLSGSAFGTRENRRFTYTDKVNMHAGTNKIALLSVAVGLPNVGGHYETWNTGILGPVALHGLDQGKWDLSWQKWTYQVGLRGEAMNLLSPTSTSSVEWMQASLVAQRPQPLTWHKTYFNAPEGDEPLALDMEGMGKGQIWINGQSIGRYWTAYAKGDCNGCSYAGTFRPTKCQLGCGQPTQRWYHVPRTWLKPTQNLLVIFEELGGNPSGISLVKRSVSSVCAEVSEYHPTIKNWQIESYGKPEEFHSPKVHLRCSPGQSISSIKFASFGTPLGTCGSYQQGPCHAPTSYATMEKKCIGKQLCAVTISNANFGQDPCPKVLKRLTVEAVCAPTVSTTVQPNWRG, encoded by the exons ATGGGAACTCACTCAGTGACCGGATTGTTGAGAGTGCTGTGTTTGGTGTTGTTTTGGGGTTCACAGCTGAGCCAGGGCAATGTGAGCTATGACAGGAAGGCGATTGTCATCAATGGCCAAAGGAGAATCCTCTTCTCTGGTTCTATTCACTACCCAAGAAGCACCCCTGAA ATGTGGGAAGATCTGATACAGAAAGCAAAAGATGGGGGCTTGGATGTGATTGAAACCTATGTTTTCTGGAATGTTCATGAGCCTTCACAGGGCAAT TACAATTTTGAAGGAAGATATGATCTGGTGAGATTTATAAAGACAGTACAGAAAGCAGGACTTTATGCCCATCTCCGCATTGGACCTTATGTTTGTGCAGAATGGAATTTTGG AGGGTTTCCAGTTTGGCTGAAGTATGTCCCAGGAATCAGCTTCAGGACAGACAATGAACCCTTTAAG AGGGCAATGCAAGGGTTCACTGAGAAGATTGTTGGAATGATGAAGAGTCATAATTTGTTTGAGTCCCAGGGTGGCCCCATTATACTCTCGCAG ATTGAGAACGAGTATGGAACACAGAGTAAGTTACTCGGAGCTGCTGGATATAATTATATGACATGGGCTGCGAATATGGCCATTAAAACTGGAACTGGAGTTCCCTGGGTGATGTGCAAAGAAGACGATGCCCCAGATCCCGTG ATAAACACATGCAACGGTTTTTACTGCGATGCATTCTCTCCCAACAAACCCTACAAGCCCACTATTTGGACAGAAACTTGGAGTGGCTG gttTAATGAGTTTGGTGGCCCAACTCATCAGCGACCGGTTGAGGATTTGGCTTTTGCGGTTGCCCGATTTATTCAGAAGGGAGGTTCCTTTGTTAACTACTACATG TATCATGGAGGAACCAATTTTGGACGTTCAGCAGGAGGGCCTTTCATAACTACCAGCTATGATTATGATGCCCCTTTAGATGAATATG GTTTGATCAGACAACCTAAATATGGACATCTGAAGGAGCTTCATAGATCCGTTAAGATGTGTGAGAAAGCTCTAGTTTCTGCCGATCCTGTTGTAACTTCAACGGGGAATTTCCAACAG GCTCATGTATTCACAGCAGAATCAGGAGATTGTGCAGCTTTTCTCTCAAATTATGATACAAAATCTGCTGCTAGAGTGCTGTTCAATAACATGCACTATAACTTACCTCCTTGGTCCATCAGCATCCTTCCTGATTGCAGAAATGTGGTGTTTAATACCGCAAAG GTTGGAGTTCAAACATCACAAATGCAAATGTTGTCAACAAACGCTCAGATGTCCTCATGGGAGAGTTATGACGAAGATATTTCTTCTGTGGATGACAGTTCAACATTCATTGCTGAAGGTCTCTTGGAGCAAATTAATGTCACTAGGGATGCTACTGATTACTTGTGGTATATAACCAG TGTTGATATTGGTTCCTCTGAATCCTTCCTGCGCGGAGGAGAACTCCCAACTCTAATTGTTCAATCAAGTGGACATGCTGTGCATGTCTTTATTAATGGACAGCTTTCAG GTTCTGCCTTTGGTACAAGGGAGAATAGGAGATTTACATACACTGACAAGGTTAACATGCATGCTGGAACAAACAAAATTGCACTGCTGAGTGTTGCTGTTGGATTGCCA AATGTTGGAGGACACTATGAAACATGGAACACGGGTATCCTTGGTCCTGTTGCGCTGCATGGACTTGACCAGGGAAAATGGGACTTGTCCTGGCAGAAATGGACATACCAG GTTGGGCTAAGAGGCGAGGCCATGAATCTTCTCTCTCCGACTAGTACCTCCTCGGTTGAATGGATGCAAGCTTCATTAGTTGCTCAGAGACCGCAGCCGCTGACTTGGCATAAA ACATATTTCAATGCCCCTGAAGGAGATGAGCCATTGGCTTTGGACATGGAGGGTATGGGAAAAGGACAAATATGGATTAATGGACAGAGCATTGGGAGGTATTGGACTGCATATGCCAAAGGTGATTGCAATGGGTGCAGTTATGCAGGGACATTTAGACCTACAAAGTGTCAACTGGGCTGTGGCCAGCCAACTCAGAGATG GTATCACGTGCCTCGGACATGGCTGAAGCCGACGCAAAACCTCTTGGTAATTTTTGAGGAACTTGGAGGGAATCCTTCTGGGATTTCTCTTGTGAAGAGATCAGTTTCCAGTGTTTGTGCTGAAGTCTCTGAGTACCACCCAACTATCAAGAATTGGCAAATTGAAAGCTATGGAAAACCAGAAGAGTTCCACAGCCCCAAGGTTCACCTGCGATGTAGTCCAGGCCAgtccatttcttccattaaatTTGCAAGCTTTGGAACTCCATTGGGAACCTGTGGGAGCTACCAGCAAGGACCGTGCCACGCTCCTACCTCATATGCTACTATGGAGAAG AAATGTATCGGGAAGCAGCTCTGTGCAGTCACAATATCCAATGCTAACTTTGGGCAAGACCCGTGTCCAAAAGTATTGAAACGGTTGACAGTTGAAGCCGTTTGTGCGCCAACAGTTTCTACAACAGTGCAACCCAATTGGAGGGGATAA
- the LOC120016795 gene encoding D-2-hydroxyglutarate dehydrogenase, mitochondrial isoform X2: MEKWRTTCRILRYSSRSFFNFRSNSNYEKCAYHSYSGLEHRCDGIYEEFKPYFMRQKQTVHSCLSSLNSTEIGFKQASVMQYRSFGSVSTNIQRNSLFANLNSDDISYFKEILGEKNVIQDEERLLSANTDWMHKYAGSSRLMLQPRTTDEVSQILQYCNSRCLAVVPQGGNTGLVGGSVPVFDEVIINMGLMNNIIAFDQVNGILVCEAGCILENLGSFLDNEGFIMPLDLGAKGSCQIGGNVSTNAGGLRLVRYGSLHGSVLGLEAVLANGTVLDMLGTLRKDNTGYDLKHLFIGSEGSLGIVTKVSILTPPKLSSVNVAFLACQDYLSCQKLLTEAKRKVGEILSAFEFLDIEAMDLVLHQLEGVRNPLPPLLHKFYVLIETTGSDESNDKEKLEAFLLRSMEAGLISDGVIAQDINQASAFWRIREGLPEALMKAGAVYKYDLSLPVEKMYNLVEEMRKRLGDSARVVGYGHLGDGNLHLNVSTKEYDDKIFAQIEPYVYEWTSKHRGSISAEHGLGLMKANKIYYSKTPETVQLMASIKKLLDPNGIINPYKVLPQSPN; encoded by the exons ATGGAGAAGTGGAGAACTACTTGTCGTATCCTCCGATACTCGTCGAGGTCATTCTTTAATTTTCGATCAAACTCTAACTATGAGAAGTGTGCGTACCACTCTTATTCAG GTCTTGAGCATCGATGTGATGGAATCTACGAAGAATTCAAGCCGTATTTCATGCGTCAAAAGCAAACTGTACATTCCTGTCTCAGTTCCTTAAATTCCACGGAAATAGGTTTTAAACAGGCTTCCGTGATGCAATACAGAAGTTTCGGTTCAGTTTCTACGAACATTCAGAGAAATTCATTATTTGCAAATTTGAATTCGGATGATATAAGTTACTTTAAGGAGATATTAGGCGAGAAGAATGTCATTCAGGACGAAGAAAGGCTGCTTAGTGCCAACACTGATTGGATGCATAAATACGCAGGCTCGAGTAGGTTGATGCTTCAACCTAGGACCACCGATGAG GTATCCCAGATTCTCCAATATTGTAATTCCAGGTGCTTGGCCGTTGTTCCTCAAGGTGGAAATACTGGTCTTGTTGGTGGAAGTGTGCCTGTTTTTGATGAG GTGATTATCAATATGGGCTTGATGAATAACATCATAGCATTTGACCAG GTCAATGGTATACTGGTATGTGAAGCAGGATGCATATTGGAAAATCTGGGTTCCTTTCTCGATAATGAAGG ATTTATTATGCCACTGGACTTAGGTGCAAAAGGAAGCTGCCAAATTGGTGGAAATGTTTCAACAAATGCTGGTGGTTTGCGCCTTGTTCGTTATGGTTCACTCCATGGGAGCGTACTTG GCCTTGAGGCTGTCCTAGCTAATGGGACTGTGCTTGACATGCTGGGGACTTTACGTAAAGATAATACCGGCTATGACTTAAAGCATTTGTTCATAG GAAGTGAAGGATCACTCGGAATTGTGACCAAAGTATCTATTCTTACCCCTCCAAAGCTATCGTCAGTAAATGTAGCTTTCCTTGCATGCCAAGATTATTTAAGCTGCCAG AAACTTCTAACAGAAGCAAAGAGGAAAGTTGGAGAGATTCTATCCGCATTTGAATTTTTGGATATTGAGGCGATGGATTTG GTTTTACATCAGTTAGAGGGTGTCAGGAATCCACTACCTCCCTTATTGCACAAGTTTTATGTTCTGATTGAGACAACAGGCAGTGATGAATCTAATGACAA GGAGAAACTAGAGGCCTTCCTACTCCGTTCAATGGAAGCTGGTTTAATTTCTGATGGTGTTATTGCACAAGACATTAATCAAGCATCAGCTTTCTGGCGTATACGTGAG GGCTTACCAGAAGCCTTGATGAAAGCTGGGGCTGTGTACAAGTATGATCTGTCATTACCTGTTGAAAAGATGTACAATCTTGTAGAGGAAATGCGAAAAAGACTCG GTGACTCAGCTAGAGTAGTGGGATATGGGCATCTTGGAGATGGCAATTTGCATCTTAATGTGTCAACTAAAGAATATGATGATAAG ATTTTTGCACAAATTGAGCCATATGTCTACGAATGGACATCAAAGCACCGCGGAAGTATCAGTGCAGAGCATGGCCTGGGATTGATGAAAGCCAACAAAATCTACTACAGCAAAACACCCGAAACT GTGCAATTGATGGCCTCGATCAAAAAGTTGCTCGACCCCAATGGAATTATTAACCCATATAAGGTTCTCCCACAATCCCCCAATTAA
- the LOC120017033 gene encoding uncharacterized protein LOC120017033, with the protein MGFGALRSFIRPLSRTLISRASTRIASASSSLGGSPSPKPQLRFPLGFLLHRPSPWTQFANHLHGLTSSLTDTRFPKRRPVDKPRRKRAALRPPGPYAWVKYVPGEPILPNNPNEGSVKRRNEKKRMRQRREFIKVEAKKRKAQLQEANRKKRNKRVERKMAAVARDRAWAERLAELQLLEEEKKRTMA; encoded by the exons ATGGGATTTGGAGCACTGCGAAGCTTCATTCGACCTCTCTCAAGAACCCTAATATCTCGCGCTTCGACTCGCATTGCGTCGGCTTCATCTTCGTTGGGCGGCTCCCCATCTCCAAAACCCCAGCTTCGCTTTCCTCTCGGTTTCTTGCTTCACCGCCCATCTCCATGGACTCAGTTCGCCAACCATTTGCACGGATTGACGAGCAGCTTGACGGACACTCGATTCCCAAAGCGAAGACCCGTTGACAAACCCCGTCGGAAAAGGGCCGCCTTGAGACCCCCAG GGCCATATGCTTGGGTGAAATATGTTCCGGGGGAGCCAATCCTCCCTAACAACCCTAACGAAGGAAGTGTGAAGAGAAGGAATGAGAAGAAGCGCATGAGGCAGCGCCGCGAATTTATAAAG GTAGAGGCAAAAAAGAGGAAAGCTCAATTGCAAGAAGCTAAcaggaagaagagaaacaagAGGGTAGAACGTAAAATGGCTGCAGTTGCAAGGGATAGAGCATGGGCCGAGAGACTGGCTGAGCTGCAGTTGCtcgaggaagagaagaagagaacgaTGGCATAG
- the LOC120016531 gene encoding cytosolic sulfotransferase 5-like produces the protein MQTFGSTVVVILFDELPKERCWGGREFYNWEGFWYRSDFLSAAISTRSYFKARDDDVILASSMKTGTTWLKALIPSIMHRKQDHNDAVADDDSDPLIKNHPNSLMPSFEVQIFKENPKADLSGMPSPRLFRTHVPYMMLPDSVKESGCRIVYITRDPKDAFVSLWHFINANARPEQGVCALDESFESYCEGIHHFGPFHDHVLSYWKESLKRPEKILFLKYEELKRDPKCQVQKLASFLGRPFVDEEEIDKIIWRCSLERLKNLEVNKNGTDPNTGIFYKSYFRKGSVGDWKNFLSEEMKERLDNITRMKLEGSGLDL, from the coding sequence cttATTTGATGAGCTACCAAAGGAGAGATGCTGGGGAGGTAGAGAGTTCTACAACTGGGAAGGATTTTGGTACCGAAGTGACTTCCTTTCAGCTGCCATATCTACAAGGTCATATTTTAAAGCACGTGATGATGATGTCATTTTAGCTTCCTCTATGAAGACAGGCACTACCTGGCTAAAGGCTTTGATACCATCCATCATGCACCGCAAGCAAGATCATAACGATGCTGTTGCTGATGATGATAGTGATCCTTtgatcaaaaaccatccaaaTTCACTTATGCCATCTTTTGAAGTTCAAATCTTCAAAGAAAATCCGAAAGCTGATCTCTCAGGTATGCCTTCTCCCAGACTATTCAGAACCCATGTGCCATATATGATGTTACCGGATTCTGTCAAGGAATCTGGTTGCAGAATTGTGTACATTACTAGAGACCCCAAGGATGCATTTGTTTCATTGTGGCACTTCATTAATGCAAACGCGAGACCAGAACAAGGTGTGTGCGCTTTAGATGAATCCTTTGAGAGTTACTGCGAAGGGATTCATCACTTCGGACCTTTCCATGATCATGTTTTGAGTTATTGGAAGGAGAGTTTAAAGAGGCCTGAGAAGATACTTTTCTTGAAATATGAAGAGCTGAAGAGAGACCCCAAATGTCAAGTTCAAAAACTGGCTTCTTTTCTTGGAAGGCCTTTTGTTGATGAGGAAGAGATCGACAAGATAATATGGAGGTGTAGCTTGGAAAGGCTTAAGAATTTGGAAGTGAACAAAAATGGGACAGACCCTAATACTGGGATTTTCTATAAATCATATTTTAGGAAAGGCTCTGTTGGGGATTGGAAGAATTTTTTGTCTGAAGAGATGAAAGAACGCCTTGATAACATTACCCGGATGAAGTTAGAAGGCTCTGGTTTGGATCTTTAA
- the LOC120016373 gene encoding vegetative cell wall protein gp1-like has protein sequence MRGFGMMSWFFIVLFLSFTFNSPVEAKHGRKLVPAVVVGAVYCDTCFQEDFSKSSHFIPGASVAVECRDGNSRPSFRREVTTDKHGEFRVHLPFSVAKHGRKIIACSVKLIKSSEPNCAVASMAASSSLHLKSRKEGTHIFSAGFFTFRPQKQPNLCSQEPSLQNSRKLNSQKTSFPPISDPTFPPPLEDPTTPDLPPLGQTHLPPLPLIPKLPPLPELPPFPPLPGLSKQPPMPGNAAETKPGDDKLTNPEFFFPTPPLFPPNPFQPPPILPPNPFQLPPLLPPLPFQPPPLIPFPPNPLQPPPAPPIPLPPNPFQPPSAPLIPLLPIPGLTPPPPPPPPPPAFPFPLPPFPPFPFPPPGPGIPPASSSKTSSP, from the exons ATGAGAGGTTTCGGAATGATGTCTTGGTTTTTCATAGTGTTATTTCTTAGTTTCACATTCAATAGTCCTGTAGAGGCCAAACATGGGAGGAAGCTTGTACCTGCAGTTGTTGTTGGCGCTGTTTACTGTGACACATGTTTCCAAGAGGATTTCTCGAAGTCTAGCCACTTCATTCCAG GAGCATCTGTTGCTGTGGAATGCAGAGATGGGAACTCAAGACCGAGTTTCCGTAGAGAAGTTACAACAGATAAGCATGGAGAGTTCAGAGTTCATCTACCTTTCTCAGTTGCAAAACATGGCAGGAAAATCATTGCATGTtctgtaaaattaattaaaagcaGCGAACCAAATTGTGCGGTGGCTTCAATGGCAGCATCTTCCTCACttcatttgaaatcaagaaaggaaggaaCTCATATTTTCTCAGCAGGTTTTTTCACCTTCAGGCCTCAAAAACAACCAAACCTATGCAGCCAAGAACCAAGTCTCCAAAATTCCAGGAAACTTAATTCCCAAAAAACATCATTTCCTCCAATCAGTGATCCAACTTTTCCACCTCCACTTGAAGACCCTACGACGCCTGATCTTCCTCCGTTGGGCCAAACCCATCTACCACCTCTCCCTCTAATTCCCAAACTACCACCATTGCCAGAACTCCCTCCTTTCCCACCTCTTCCAGGACTGTCTAAGCAGCCACCAATGCCTGGAAATGCTGCAGAGACAAAACCTGGTGATGATAAGCTAACAAACCCTGAGTTTTTCTTTCCAACTCCACCACTATTTCCACCGAACCCTTTTCAGCCACCACCAATTCTGCCCCCAAATCCATTCCAGCTGCCACCGCTTCTTCCTCCACTCCCGTTCCAGCCACCACCGCTAATTCCATTTCCACCTAACCCTCTTCAGCCTCCACCAGCTCCTCCGATTCCATTGCCTCCTAACCCTTTTCAGCCTCCTTCAGCTCCTCTTATCCCATTGCTTCCAATTCCTGGCCTGacaccgccaccaccaccaccaccaccaccacctgccTTCCCATTCCCTCTCCCTCCGTTCCCGCCATTCCCATTCCCTCCTCCTGGCCCTGGGATCCCCCCTGCTTCTTCTTCAAAGACATCTTCTCCTTGA
- the LOC120016114 gene encoding 60S ribosomal protein L7a-2-like — MAPKRGGKAPVAAKKKTEKIVNPLFEKRTKQFGIGGALPPKKDLTRFVKWPHVVRIQRKRRILKQRLKVPPAINQFTKALDKNLATNLFKLLLKYRPEDKAAKRERLLKKAQAEAEGKSVESKKPIVVKYGLNHVTYLIEQNKAQLVLIAHDVDPIELVVWLPALCRKMEVPYAIVKGKSRLGTIVHKKTAAVLCLTSVKNEDKMEFSRIVEAVKANFNDKYDEHRKKWGGGIMGSKSQAKMKAKERVLAKEAAQRMT, encoded by the exons Atg GCTCCCAAAAGAGGTGGAAAGGCCCCAGTAGCAGCAAAAAAGAAAACT GAAAAGATAGTGAACCCTTTGTTTGAGAAGCGAACAAAGCAATTCGGAATTGGTGGTGCTCTACCACCAAAGAAGGATTTGACTAGATTTGTCAAGTGGCCACATGTTGTTCGTATTCAGAGGAAAAGGAGGATTTTGAAGCAAAGATTGAAGGTTCCACCTGCCATCAACCAGTTCACAAAAGCACTGGATAAGAACCTTG CTACAAATCTTTTCAAGTTGTTGCTCAAATATAGACCCGAGGACAAGGCTGCTAAGAGGGAAAGACTTCTTAAAAAAGCACAAGCTGAAGCTGAGGGGAAGAGTGTGGAATCTAAGAAACCTATTGTTGTTAAATATGGCCTTAATCATGTTACCTATCTCATTGAGCAG AACAAAGCCCAGTTGGTACTTATTGCACATGATGTTGATCCGATTGAGCTTGTTGTTTGGTTGCCTGCCTTGTGCCGGAAAATGGAGGTCCCTTATGCAATTGTGAAGGGCAAGTCAAGGCTTGGAACG ATTGTGCACAAGAAAACAGCTGCAGTTCTGTGCCTTACATCAGTGAAGAATGAAGATAAGATGGAATTTAGCAGGATTGTAGAGGCAGTCAAG GCCAACTTCAACGACAAGTATGATGAGCACCGCAAGAAATGGGGAGGTGGCATCATGGGTTCCAAATCTCAGGCCAAGATGAAGGCAAAGGAGAGAGTATTAGCCAAGGAGGCTGCACAAAGAATGACCTGA